A genomic window from Blastocatellia bacterium includes:
- the purQ gene encoding phosphoribosylformylglycinamidine synthase subunit PurQ, producing the protein MKFGVVVFPGSNCDHDTYHVLSKVVGQPVDFIWHRQSTLNGCDAVILPGGFSYGDYLRTGAIARFSPVMGAVKEFASRGGLVMGICNGFQILCEAGLLPGALLRNANLKFICGHVNMRVETTDTPFTGHCQTGQVLSVPIAHGDGNYYCDAATLAELQRDNRIIFRYSDGQGRTNRASNPNGSLDHIAGICNRERNVLGLMPHPERASDMLLGSQDGRIIFFSLADTLAEVAKAS; encoded by the coding sequence ATGAAATTCGGCGTCGTCGTGTTTCCGGGTTCCAATTGCGACCACGACACTTATCACGTCCTCAGCAAAGTCGTCGGCCAGCCTGTAGACTTCATCTGGCATCGGCAAAGCACGCTCAACGGCTGCGATGCGGTGATCCTGCCGGGCGGCTTTTCTTACGGCGATTATCTGCGCACTGGCGCCATTGCTCGCTTCAGCCCCGTTATGGGCGCGGTCAAAGAGTTCGCCTCGCGCGGCGGGCTGGTGATGGGCATCTGCAACGGCTTTCAGATTCTCTGCGAAGCCGGCCTATTGCCGGGGGCGCTGCTGCGCAACGCCAACCTGAAGTTCATCTGCGGTCACGTCAACATGCGCGTCGAAACCACGGACACGCCGTTCACCGGCCATTGCCAGACGGGGCAGGTGCTATCGGTGCCGATTGCTCACGGTGATGGCAACTATTACTGCGACGCCGCGACGCTCGCCGAGCTGCAACGCGACAACCGCATCATCTTTCGCTACTCGGACGGGCAGGGCCGGACGAACCGCGCGAGCAACCCGAACGGCTCGCTCGACCACATCGCCGGCATCTGCAACCGCGAGCGTAACGTGCTCGGCTTGATGCCGCACCCGGAGCGCGCCAGCGACATGCTGCTTGGCAGTCAAGACGGGCGGATTATCTTCTTTTCACTCGCCGACACACTGGCCGAGGTAGCAAAGGCGTCCTAA
- the purB gene encoding adenylosuccinate lyase has translation MIERYTLPEMGAIWTEQNRFQKWLDVEIAACEVHAEMGTIPADAVEVIKQKARFDVARITEIERTTRHDVIAFTTALAENIGPESRFVHFGLTSSDVVDTANALLMREAADLLLKDLDRLGDALRRRAFEHKDTVMMGRTHGVHAEVTTFGLVLALYYADNERNKVRLRRARDTVSVGKISGAVGTFAHLDPEVEERVCQKLGLKAAPISTQVIQRDRHAEFHSVLAIITASLEKIALEVRHLQRTEVREAQEPFSAGQKGSSAMPHKRNPVTSEQICGLARVVRGNAQAAFENIALWHERDISHSSVERVILPDSCILTDYLLQKTIWLIDGLIVNARRMRETVESLGGVTASGRLLLALTASGLTREEAYTVVQPMAMRVWDEGANFRELVMHNPQVTERISPADLDALFDLRHHLRNVDKIFERVFGGEKSGVRNQKSE, from the coding sequence ATGATTGAACGCTACACACTGCCCGAAATGGGCGCGATCTGGACGGAGCAGAATCGCTTTCAGAAATGGCTCGACGTGGAGATCGCCGCCTGCGAGGTTCACGCAGAGATGGGCACCATCCCTGCCGACGCCGTCGAAGTCATCAAGCAGAAAGCACGCTTCGACGTCGCGCGCATCACCGAGATCGAGCGCACCACGCGCCACGATGTGATTGCCTTCACGACGGCGCTCGCGGAGAACATCGGCCCCGAATCGCGCTTCGTTCACTTCGGCCTGACATCTTCAGACGTCGTTGACACGGCCAACGCGCTGCTGATGCGCGAGGCCGCCGACCTTCTGTTGAAAGACCTCGACCGATTGGGCGACGCCCTGCGCCGCCGCGCCTTCGAGCACAAAGACACGGTAATGATGGGCCGCACGCACGGCGTCCATGCCGAAGTGACGACCTTCGGGCTGGTGCTGGCGCTTTATTACGCCGACAACGAGCGCAATAAAGTACGCTTGCGGCGAGCGCGCGACACCGTCAGCGTCGGCAAGATCAGCGGCGCGGTCGGCACCTTTGCGCACCTCGACCCCGAAGTCGAAGAGCGCGTTTGTCAGAAGCTTGGATTAAAGGCCGCGCCGATTTCTACTCAGGTCATTCAGCGCGACCGCCACGCCGAGTTTCATTCCGTGCTGGCCATCATCACGGCGTCGCTTGAAAAGATCGCGCTTGAAGTTCGCCACCTGCAACGCACCGAAGTGCGCGAAGCTCAGGAGCCGTTTTCCGCCGGCCAGAAAGGCTCGTCGGCCATGCCGCATAAGCGCAACCCGGTCACTTCGGAACAGATTTGCGGACTGGCCCGTGTCGTGCGCGGCAATGCGCAAGCGGCGTTTGAAAACATCGCCCTCTGGCATGAACGCGACATCTCGCACTCGTCGGTCGAGCGCGTCATCCTGCCCGACTCGTGCATCCTCACCGACTACCTGTTGCAGAAAACCATCTGGTTGATTGACGGGCTGATAGTCAACGCCCGACGAATGCGCGAGACGGTCGAATCGCTGGGCGGTGTGACGGCGAGCGGGCGCTTGCTGCTGGCGCTCACGGCCAGCGGTCTGACGCGCGAGGAGGCTTACACAGTCGTCCAGCCGATGGCGATGCGCGTCTGGGACGAAGGCGCCAACTTCCGCGAGCTGGTGATGCACAACCCGCAGGTCACCGAACGCATATCACCCGCGGACCTCGACGCGCTCTTCGACCTGCGCCACCATCTCCGCAATGTGGATAAGATTTTCGAAAGAGTTTTTGGAGGAGAGAAGTCAGGAGTCAGGAACCAGAAGTCGGAATGA
- a CDS encoding sigma-54 dependent transcriptional regulator, giving the protein MKTRGNILVIDDEEPILDSLRLNLTQSGYSCTTARNGQEGIALFENGEFDLVLCDLQLPDMSGTDVTRRLREMRESIEVIIISGYGSVANAVDATKAGAFHFVEKPFEFDALQVLIERALERKTLIEQSDQLRRTLQQRTTYSDIVGRSKQMQNIFEMIEAVAKSDANILIVGESGTGKELIANAIHYNSHRAKGPFVKVNCAALPKELIESELFGHTKGAFTGAARDKEGLIARANGGSLLLDEIAEMPLELQPKLLRALQERVFYRLGSERPVEVDFRLVCSTNRNPPEAVRSGALREDLYYRISTITIEVPPLKERAEDVQLLADHFLNLFADKYAKPVRSFSQPAVSAMYNYHWPGNVRELESAIERAVLLSKGDAIEPTDLPFTAMETPTMSAAHNNDFHVPADMKLEDIEREVIFQTLKRTKGNKQAAANMLGIYRPRLYSKIRKYNLTEFM; this is encoded by the coding sequence GTGAAGACACGAGGCAACATTCTGGTCATTGATGACGAGGAGCCGATTCTCGATTCGCTCCGATTAAACCTGACGCAATCAGGTTATAGCTGCACGACGGCGCGCAACGGCCAGGAAGGGATCGCGCTGTTTGAAAACGGCGAATTCGACCTGGTGCTGTGCGACCTGCAACTCCCCGATATGTCCGGCACAGACGTGACTCGCAGGCTGCGCGAAATGCGCGAGTCCATCGAAGTGATTATCATCAGCGGCTACGGCTCGGTGGCCAACGCCGTTGATGCCACCAAGGCGGGGGCCTTCCATTTCGTCGAAAAGCCTTTTGAGTTCGACGCCCTGCAAGTGCTGATCGAGCGCGCCCTGGAGCGCAAGACGCTGATTGAGCAGAGCGACCAGTTGCGCCGCACCTTGCAGCAACGCACCACCTATAGCGACATTGTCGGGCGCTCGAAACAGATGCAGAACATCTTCGAGATGATCGAGGCGGTCGCCAAGAGCGACGCCAACATTCTGATCGTCGGCGAATCGGGGACCGGCAAGGAGTTGATCGCCAACGCCATCCACTATAACTCGCACCGCGCCAAGGGGCCGTTCGTCAAAGTTAATTGCGCGGCGCTGCCGAAGGAGTTGATCGAGAGCGAGCTATTCGGCCACACCAAGGGCGCGTTTACCGGCGCGGCGCGCGACAAAGAGGGCTTGATCGCGCGCGCTAATGGCGGCTCGCTGCTGTTGGACGAAATCGCCGAGATGCCGCTCGAATTGCAGCCGAAGCTATTGCGTGCCCTTCAGGAGCGCGTCTTTTATCGCCTCGGCAGCGAGCGCCCCGTCGAGGTGGACTTCCGGCTGGTCTGTTCGACGAACCGCAATCCGCCCGAAGCGGTGCGCAGCGGCGCCTTGCGCGAAGACCTCTACTACCGCATCTCGACGATCACCATCGAAGTGCCGCCGCTCAAGGAGCGCGCCGAAGACGTACAGTTGCTCGCCGACCATTTTCTCAACCTCTTCGCCGATAAGTACGCGAAGCCTGTGCGCAGCTTCTCGCAGCCCGCCGTGTCGGCGATGTACAACTATCACTGGCCGGGCAACGTGCGTGAATTAGAATCGGCCATCGAGCGCGCTGTCTTACTGTCAAAAGGCGATGCGATTGAGCCGACCGATCTGCCGTTTACGGCGATGGAAACGCCGACCATGAGTGCCGCGCACAACAACGATTTCCACGTGCCCGCGGATATGAAGTTGGAAGATATCGAGCGCGAGGTGATCTTCCAAACCTTGAAGCGGACTAAAGGCAACAAGCAGGCGGCGGCCAACATGCTCGGCATTTACCGTCCGCGCCTTTACAGCAAAATCCGCAAATACAACCTGACTGAGTTCATGTAA
- the purS gene encoding phosphoribosylformylglycinamidine synthase subunit PurS: protein MKAKIYVTLKPSVLDPQGKAIHHAVETIGYRGIADVRQGKYFEVMLDQSLSVEDARTAVERMAHDVLANPVIEDYRVELDSESAS, encoded by the coding sequence ATGAAAGCCAAAATCTACGTCACTTTGAAACCGAGCGTGCTCGACCCGCAGGGCAAAGCGATTCATCACGCTGTCGAAACGATTGGCTATCGCGGCATCGCCGACGTGCGTCAGGGCAAATACTTTGAAGTGATGCTTGACCAGTCGCTATCGGTCGAAGACGCCCGCACCGCCGTCGAGCGCATGGCGCATGATGTGCTCGCCAACCCGGTCATCGAAGACTATCGCGTCGAGCTAGATTCGGAATCCGCTTCGTGA
- the purL gene encoding phosphoribosylformylglycinamidine synthase subunit PurL, with the protein MKEPVITPEIIRSHGLTDDEYKRVIELLGRAPTFTELGIFSVMWSEHCSYKSSRIHLKRLPTTGEGVLQGPGENAGVIDIGGGLAAAFKIESHNHPSFIEPYQGAATGVGGILRDVFTMGARPLAAMNSLHFGPLAASDAAGDEAEAVTARNRSIVAGVVKGIGDYGNAFGVPTIGGEVRFADCYSRNPLVNAFTLGLMRKEQIFYGRAAGVGNPVMYVGAKTGRDGIHGATMASEEFGEEAQSKRPTVQVGDPFLEKLLLEACLEAMKAGAIVGIQDMGAAGLTSSSSEMGARAGNGIEINIELVPQRETGMTAYEIMLSESQERMLIVADRGREREVIDIFRKWELDAVVIGRVTDDGHLRIKHGERVVADIPNTALTDEAPVYHRPIKQPDAPAPVEVTQVEQSAAELEATFIRLIAQPTIASKEWVYRQYDHMVRTNTVVAPGSDAAVIRIKEKRRMLAMTLDSNARYCAVEPRAGARLVIAEACRNLTVSGARPLALTNCLNFASPERPEVMWQFSEVIEGMSEACRAFETPVTGGNVSFYNETDGRGIHPTPVIGMVGVIEDARQVTTQWFRNDDRAIILLGATADDLGASEYALVTRGELQGRVPTLDLDLERRVQRACLKVIQAGLIESAHDCADGGLSVALAECAFSSYRKPAVGFAVNLEGELSQAALLFAETPSRIVLSAPDTNVEAILEIAGEQQIAAAVIGRTGGERLRLAVNGETVINRPVAEIEAAWRDILPEALEVPSLIAAEESLTS; encoded by the coding sequence ATGAAGGAACCAGTCATTACCCCTGAAATCATTCGCAGTCACGGGCTCACCGACGACGAATACAAACGGGTCATCGAATTGCTGGGACGGGCGCCGACGTTTACCGAGCTTGGCATCTTTTCGGTGATGTGGTCAGAGCATTGCTCCTACAAATCATCGCGCATTCATCTGAAGCGTTTGCCGACCACGGGCGAAGGGGTGCTGCAAGGGCCGGGCGAAAACGCCGGGGTCATTGACATTGGCGGGGGGCTGGCCGCCGCCTTCAAGATCGAATCGCACAACCACCCGTCATTCATCGAGCCTTACCAGGGCGCGGCGACCGGCGTGGGCGGCATTCTGCGCGATGTCTTCACGATGGGCGCGCGCCCGCTTGCGGCCATGAATTCGCTGCACTTCGGGCCGCTCGCGGCTAGCGATGCGGCAGGCGATGAAGCGGAGGCCGTGACGGCGCGCAACCGCTCGATTGTGGCGGGCGTCGTCAAAGGCATCGGCGATTATGGCAACGCTTTCGGCGTGCCGACCATCGGCGGCGAAGTGCGCTTCGCGGATTGCTATTCGCGCAACCCGCTGGTCAATGCCTTCACGCTCGGCCTGATGCGCAAAGAGCAGATCTTTTATGGCCGCGCCGCCGGTGTTGGCAACCCGGTGATGTATGTCGGCGCCAAGACCGGGCGCGACGGCATTCACGGCGCGACGATGGCCAGCGAAGAGTTCGGCGAAGAGGCCCAATCCAAGCGCCCGACCGTGCAGGTTGGCGATCCGTTTCTCGAAAAGCTCTTGCTCGAAGCCTGCCTCGAAGCGATGAAGGCCGGCGCCATCGTCGGCATACAGGATATGGGCGCTGCCGGATTGACTAGCTCGTCAAGCGAGATGGGGGCGCGCGCCGGCAATGGCATTGAGATCAATATCGAGCTGGTGCCGCAACGCGAGACCGGCATGACGGCTTATGAAATCATGCTGTCGGAATCGCAAGAGCGCATGCTGATTGTCGCTGACCGCGGACGCGAGCGCGAAGTCATTGATATCTTCCGCAAGTGGGAGCTAGACGCCGTGGTCATCGGCCGGGTCACGGATGACGGCCACCTGCGGATCAAGCACGGCGAGCGAGTGGTCGCAGACATCCCGAACACGGCGCTGACGGATGAAGCGCCGGTCTATCATCGGCCGATCAAGCAGCCCGACGCGCCCGCGCCGGTAGAGGTCACACAGGTCGAGCAGTCGGCCGCCGAGCTGGAGGCCACTTTCATACGGCTGATTGCACAGCCGACCATCGCCTCGAAAGAGTGGGTCTATCGCCAGTACGATCACATGGTGAGGACCAATACAGTAGTCGCGCCGGGCTCGGACGCGGCGGTGATTCGCATTAAGGAAAAGCGCCGTATGCTGGCGATGACGCTCGATTCGAACGCGCGTTACTGCGCGGTTGAGCCGCGCGCCGGCGCGCGGCTGGTGATCGCCGAAGCCTGCCGCAACTTGACGGTGAGCGGCGCGCGCCCGCTGGCGCTGACCAACTGTTTGAACTTTGCCTCGCCCGAACGCCCGGAGGTGATGTGGCAATTCAGCGAAGTCATCGAAGGCATGAGCGAAGCCTGCCGGGCCTTTGAAACACCTGTGACCGGCGGCAACGTCAGTTTCTATAACGAAACCGACGGGCGCGGCATCCATCCGACGCCGGTGATCGGGATGGTGGGGGTCATCGAAGACGCTCGACAGGTGACGACGCAATGGTTTCGGAACGATGACCGGGCCATCATCCTGTTGGGCGCGACGGCTGATGATCTCGGCGCCAGTGAATACGCGCTGGTGACGCGCGGCGAGTTGCAAGGTCGCGTCCCGACTCTTGACCTCGATCTGGAGCGCCGCGTCCAGCGCGCTTGCCTGAAGGTGATTCAAGCCGGCCTGATTGAATCGGCGCACGACTGCGCGGACGGCGGGCTAAGCGTGGCGCTTGCGGAGTGCGCTTTTTCGAGTTATCGCAAGCCTGCGGTCGGCTTTGCGGTAAACCTCGAAGGCGAGCTCTCACAGGCAGCGCTGTTATTCGCCGAAACGCCATCGCGCATCGTTCTGTCCGCGCCGGATACGAATGTCGAAGCGATTCTGGAGATCGCCGGCGAGCAGCAGATTGCGGCAGCGGTGATCGGTCGCACGGGCGGCGAGCGCCTGCGGCTCGCGGTCAACGGCGAAACGGTCATTAATCGTCCGGTCGCAGAGATCGAAGCGGCCTGGCGCGACATCTTACCCGAGGCGCTGGAGGTCCCTTCGCTGATCGCCGCGGAAGAGAGCCTGACCAGTTGA
- a CDS encoding serine/threonine-protein kinase has translation MSTNNETVDLAANDGMALVGRTLEDKYRLEALLGSGGMCYVYRATHMQMGKQVAVKILKPPLAADTALSQRFEQEARAASRIHHPNAINVMDYGIGEGNTPFIVMEYVNGITLGELIRQQGALSLDRASNILRQICGALDAAHAVGVIHRDIKPDNIIIGDYGNSDWVEVVDFGVAKIREDLNRRVALTGDNVLVGTPRYMSPEQCEEHPVDARSDIYSLGVVLYEMLAGSTPFKWDSSTRLLVAHVTEPPEPLRAQRPDIPAAVEAVVMQALEKDPDRRPQSAGEFARMFEEAAQLGQPVRATGNRGGAFSRIQVPLGNEPPAATTAAVDGDDEATVVRPRPAALSRIDTPVDGRVNTPPAGVAADVYVRPDRYPGTPYVVATRDHRSSTVIWVAVIGVLIAAGIAAYLVFGNRWFGATTTREAIIDAQQSVTTALALVELLPKDHPLRTYSSNLREWQGELKVYAQANNNDPQVTQRAEGYRQKADDIAAQTRTALASLGREVPANINAPAPSSSASAGVAPPTEERPAGEAPANANRHHASANHNEADADEEEAAQKPEETPNANANRRRRAEPPAVEPVQSPDAPQNANRRKDRTPPKVNPVNSNENYE, from the coding sequence ATGAGTACGAATAACGAAACGGTGGATTTGGCAGCCAACGATGGCATGGCGCTCGTCGGCAGAACTCTCGAAGATAAGTATCGCCTCGAAGCGCTGCTCGGCTCCGGCGGCATGTGTTATGTGTACCGCGCCACTCACATGCAGATGGGCAAGCAGGTCGCTGTCAAAATTCTCAAGCCGCCTCTCGCCGCCGACACGGCGCTCAGTCAGCGCTTCGAGCAGGAGGCGCGCGCCGCCTCGCGCATCCATCATCCCAACGCCATCAACGTCATGGATTATGGCATCGGCGAAGGCAATACGCCGTTCATCGTCATGGAGTATGTCAACGGCATCACGCTCGGCGAGTTGATTCGGCAACAGGGCGCGCTGTCGCTCGACCGCGCCTCCAACATCCTCCGGCAAATCTGTGGCGCGCTTGACGCCGCGCACGCCGTGGGCGTCATTCATCGCGACATCAAGCCCGACAACATCATCATCGGCGATTACGGCAACTCTGACTGGGTCGAGGTCGTTGACTTCGGCGTCGCCAAGATTCGCGAGGACTTGAATCGCCGCGTCGCGTTGACCGGCGACAACGTCCTTGTCGGCACGCCGCGCTATATGTCGCCGGAGCAATGCGAAGAGCACCCGGTTGATGCGCGCAGCGACATCTACTCGCTGGGTGTCGTGCTTTATGAGATGCTCGCCGGCTCGACGCCCTTCAAGTGGGATTCGTCCACGCGCCTGCTGGTGGCGCATGTGACAGAGCCTCCCGAACCATTGCGGGCGCAGCGCCCAGACATCCCGGCGGCGGTTGAAGCTGTCGTCATGCAGGCGCTCGAAAAAGACCCCGACCGCCGCCCGCAAAGCGCCGGCGAGTTTGCACGCATGTTTGAAGAAGCGGCGCAACTCGGACAGCCGGTGCGTGCCACAGGCAACCGCGGCGGCGCCTTCTCGCGCATTCAAGTCCCGCTCGGCAATGAGCCCCCGGCGGCGACGACCGCTGCCGTCGACGGGGACGATGAAGCCACTGTCGTGCGCCCGCGCCCGGCAGCCCTCAGCCGCATAGACACGCCCGTTGATGGGCGCGTCAACACACCGCCGGCAGGCGTCGCGGCAGACGTTTACGTTCGCCCGGATCGTTATCCGGGCACGCCCTACGTGGTCGCGACCCGTGACCATCGCAGCTCGACGGTCATCTGGGTAGCAGTTATCGGTGTGTTGATCGCTGCGGGCATCGCGGCCTATCTCGTCTTCGGCAATCGCTGGTTCGGCGCGACGACGACGCGCGAAGCGATCATTGACGCGCAGCAGTCGGTGACCACGGCGCTGGCGCTGGTCGAACTGCTGCCGAAAGATCATCCGCTCCGCACCTACTCATCGAACCTGCGCGAATGGCAGGGCGAGTTAAAAGTCTATGCACAGGCCAACAACAACGATCCGCAGGTGACGCAGCGCGCCGAGGGTTATCGTCAGAAGGCGGATGACATCGCCGCACAGACGCGCACCGCGCTGGCCTCGCTTGGCCGAGAAGTGCCGGCGAACATCAACGCGCCGGCGCCCAGCAGCAGTGCGTCGGCAGGTGTGGCGCCGCCAACTGAAGAGCGACCAGCGGGCGAAGCCCCGGCGAATGCCAACCGGCATCACGCCTCGGCGAACCACAACGAGGCTGACGCGGATGAAGAGGAAGCCGCGCAGAAACCAGAGGAGACCCCCAACGCTAACGCCAATCGCCGCCGTCGCGCCGAGCCGCCCGCGGTCGAGCCTGTGCAGTCGCCCGACGCGCCGCAGAACGCCAACCGCCGTAAAGATCGCACCCCACCGAAAGTAAACCCGGTGAACAGCAACGAGAATTATGAATAG
- a CDS encoding pitrilysin family protein, protein MMIEQTSAIEKTVLKNGLTVISEQMNHVRSASVGIWVRSGSRHESAPLNGISHFIEHTLFKGTRNRTSREIAVESDAIGGHVDAFTSREVAAYYVKVLDEHLSRAFDLIADLVTAPLFDNSELDRERNVVMEEIKMVEDTPDDLVHEVFVANFWPDHPLGRSILGTAKTLATFDHERVAAYFQNVYTPRNLVIAAAGNVEHGAFVEMVERYLGGLVDRPVDLISSAPTHASSRVIISKDLEQAHLMMGTPCPPMMSKDRYAVHTLNVILGGGMSSRLFQTIREDNGLAYAVFSGVNAYTDAGYLSVYAATSPEQIDDVIRLSNAEFDRLKVEAVSDAELQRAKDQLKVSIMLGLESSSARMSNLARQEIFYGRQFTLDEILERIDRVTADDVQRMAQTIFGDEMAVTAIGQIESLDIMQ, encoded by the coding sequence ATGATGATCGAACAAACCAGCGCCATCGAAAAGACCGTCCTCAAAAACGGGCTCACCGTCATCAGCGAACAGATGAATCATGTGCGCTCGGCTTCCGTCGGCATCTGGGTGCGCTCGGGCTCGCGTCACGAAAGCGCGCCGCTCAATGGCATTTCGCACTTCATCGAGCACACGCTTTTCAAAGGCACGCGCAACCGCACCTCGCGCGAAATCGCGGTCGAAAGCGACGCCATCGGCGGTCACGTTGACGCCTTCACCAGCCGCGAGGTCGCCGCTTACTACGTCAAAGTCCTCGACGAGCACCTGTCGCGCGCCTTCGATCTGATTGCTGATCTCGTGACCGCGCCGCTGTTTGACAACAGCGAGCTTGACCGCGAGCGCAACGTCGTGATGGAAGAGATCAAGATGGTCGAAGACACCCCCGACGATCTCGTCCACGAAGTCTTCGTCGCCAACTTCTGGCCGGACCACCCGCTGGGCCGCTCAATCCTTGGGACAGCAAAGACGCTGGCGACCTTCGATCACGAGCGGGTTGCCGCTTACTTTCAAAACGTCTATACGCCGCGCAACCTGGTCATCGCTGCCGCCGGCAACGTCGAGCACGGGGCCTTTGTCGAAATGGTCGAGCGCTACCTTGGCGGCTTGGTTGACCGGCCTGTTGATCTGATCTCGTCGGCGCCAACGCATGCGTCCTCGCGCGTTATCATCAGCAAAGACCTGGAGCAGGCGCACCTGATGATGGGGACGCCCTGTCCGCCAATGATGTCCAAGGATCGTTACGCCGTGCATACGCTGAATGTCATCCTCGGCGGCGGCATGAGCTCGCGGCTGTTTCAAACCATTCGCGAAGACAACGGGTTGGCCTATGCGGTTTTCTCAGGCGTTAACGCCTACACGGACGCCGGCTACCTGTCGGTTTACGCGGCGACCTCGCCTGAGCAGATCGATGATGTCATCCGTTTGAGCAATGCGGAATTCGACCGGCTCAAAGTCGAAGCGGTCTCCGACGCCGAGTTGCAGCGCGCCAAGGATCAGCTCAAAGTGTCGATCATGCTGGGGCTGGAAAGCAGTTCGGCACGCATGAGCAATCTGGCGCGGCAGGAGATTTTCTATGGCCGCCAGTTCACGCTCGACGAAATTCTCGAACGCATTGATCGCGTGACCGCGGATGACGTGCAACGCATGGCGCAGACGATCTTCGGCGACGAGATGGCGGTCACAGCTATCGGCCAGATCGAATCATTAGACATCATGCAGTAG
- a CDS encoding MBL fold metallo-hydrolase, translating into MRLIVLGSGSSGNALFIEAGETGVLVDVGLSAKETARRMSEAGIDLARLSGIVVTHEHADHVKGVRVMSKTISAPVFISQATREECHFPAAGDGIHWGEAISSSQDFQIGSLEFHPFTIPHDGIDTFAFTVQAEGIKVGIVTDLGYITQLVAERLRGCDFVMIEANHDRDMLKVGPYPWPLKQRIASNTGHLSNDEMARWMKEDFDGRAAHIVLAHLSRQCNHPELARLSALQALEARGPSFYPEAERRITVAQHDRATQWFEL; encoded by the coding sequence ATGAGACTCATCGTCTTAGGCAGCGGCAGTTCCGGCAACGCGCTTTTTATTGAAGCGGGCGAGACAGGCGTGCTCGTTGACGTCGGGTTGTCGGCCAAGGAAACGGCGCGGCGCATGAGCGAAGCCGGCATTGATCTGGCGCGGCTCTCAGGCATTGTCGTCACCCACGAGCATGCCGATCACGTCAAAGGCGTGCGGGTGATGTCAAAGACGATTAGCGCGCCGGTCTTTATCTCGCAGGCGACGCGCGAAGAGTGCCACTTCCCTGCCGCCGGCGACGGCATTCATTGGGGCGAAGCGATCTCGTCAAGTCAGGACTTCCAGATCGGCAGCCTCGAATTCCACCCGTTCACAATCCCGCACGACGGCATAGACACCTTCGCCTTTACGGTTCAGGCCGAAGGCATCAAGGTCGGCATCGTCACCGACCTCGGCTACATCACGCAACTGGTTGCCGAACGCTTGCGCGGCTGCGACTTCGTGATGATCGAAGCGAACCACGACCGCGACATGCTGAAGGTCGGGCCGTATCCTTGGCCGCTCAAGCAACGCATTGCCAGCAACACCGGCCATCTGTCGAACGACGAGATGGCGCGCTGGATGAAAGAAGATTTTGACGGCCGCGCCGCGCATATTGTACTGGCGCACCTGTCGCGGCAATGCAATCACCCGGAGCTGGCGCGGCTGTCGGCCTTGCAAGCATTAGAAGCGCGCGGCCCGTCGTTTTACCCGGAGGCCGAGCGCCGCATCACGGTCGCGCAACACGACCGCGCAACCCAGTGGTTCGAGCTATGA